One Cryobacterium psychrophilum DNA segment encodes these proteins:
- a CDS encoding ferredoxin reductase family protein: protein MSLRTEPARRFSPDRIDRTRRVQSRRRARMADLLAVVSSTSVATAVALYLAYGGLASVTDAASAITSVGIVTGLVGTDLILVMLVLAARVPLIDRVVGQDKAMAFHRKLGKPALYLILAHGVLLTIGYAMADGSSVVAETIALFNGPDFALAYLGLGLLLAVVVTSVLAVRRRFSYEAWHLIHMLSYAAVLVAVPHQLSSGAVLADGTWQRVYWLGLYVLAFGSIGLFRFIVPMVRSARHDIRVAKVESIAPGVVSIHLSGSDLDRLRTKGGQYAIWRFWTGTTWWHAHPISFSAVPTTGTARITVRDFGRGSRTLGRVRPGTRVSIEGPYGVFTDAHRSAPRLAVIAAGIGITPIRSLLEGSSLRPGEATVILRGTDDSQRYLWDEIGSLAGLRGSMIHTMMGARPPGLATWMSAEALERGVTISSALPHLLDSDLYICGPQAWTYLVVRDALAAGLPATQLHVERFDW, encoded by the coding sequence ATGTCCCTTCGAACTGAACCCGCGCGCAGGTTCAGTCCCGACCGGATCGACCGTACCCGGCGCGTGCAGTCCCGCCGCCGGGCACGCATGGCCGACCTGCTCGCCGTGGTGAGCAGCACCTCCGTGGCGACCGCCGTTGCGCTCTACCTTGCGTACGGCGGCCTCGCCTCCGTCACCGACGCCGCCTCTGCAATCACCTCCGTCGGGATCGTGACCGGCCTGGTGGGAACGGACCTCATTCTTGTCATGCTCGTGCTCGCCGCGCGCGTCCCTCTCATCGACCGCGTTGTCGGCCAGGACAAGGCGATGGCCTTCCACCGCAAGCTCGGCAAGCCCGCGCTCTACCTGATCCTCGCCCACGGCGTTCTCCTCACCATTGGTTATGCAATGGCCGACGGGTCGAGCGTGGTTGCGGAGACCATCGCGTTGTTCAACGGGCCCGACTTCGCACTGGCGTATCTGGGCCTCGGTTTGCTGCTGGCCGTCGTCGTGACCTCCGTGCTCGCGGTGCGCCGCCGGTTCTCGTATGAGGCCTGGCACCTCATCCACATGCTCAGCTATGCCGCCGTGCTGGTCGCCGTTCCGCACCAGCTCAGTTCCGGCGCCGTGCTGGCCGACGGCACGTGGCAACGCGTGTACTGGCTCGGTCTGTACGTGCTCGCGTTCGGTTCGATCGGCCTGTTCCGTTTCATCGTGCCCATGGTGCGAAGCGCCCGCCACGACATACGCGTCGCGAAAGTGGAATCGATCGCCCCCGGGGTGGTGTCGATCCACCTGTCCGGGAGCGATCTCGACCGGCTGCGCACCAAGGGTGGACAGTACGCGATCTGGCGATTCTGGACCGGAACGACCTGGTGGCACGCGCACCCCATCTCCTTCTCCGCCGTGCCCACCACAGGCACTGCTCGCATCACGGTTCGGGACTTCGGTCGCGGTAGCCGGACTCTGGGCCGCGTGCGCCCGGGAACCCGGGTGTCGATAGAGGGCCCCTACGGGGTATTCACGGATGCCCACCGCTCCGCACCCCGACTCGCCGTCATCGCCGCGGGGATCGGGATCACACCCATCCGCTCGCTGCTCGAGGGGTCGTCGCTGCGTCCAGGCGAAGCCACCGTGATCCTCCGTGGAACCGACGACTCGCAGCGTTACCTGTGGGACGAGATCGGCTCCCTGGCCGGCCTGCGCGGCAGCATGATCCACACCATGATGGGAGCGCGGCCGCCCGGTCTCGCGACCTGGATGTCGGCCGAGGCGCTCGAACGCGGGGTCACGATCAGCAGCGCATTGCCGCACCTACTGGATTCTGACCTCTATATCTGCGGCCCGCAGGCGTGGACCTACCTGGTCGTGCGCGACGCGCTCGCCGCCGGCCTGCCCGCAACACAACTCCACGTGGAAAGGTTCGACTGGTGA
- a CDS encoding polyprenyl synthetase family protein, translating to MTPRVSLFRASTRVTEVTTRLADFFDEKQRLAATLGGQYADLWAAARHASEGGKKFRPALVVNTYEALGGDNQAAAVAVATAFELLHTAFLLHDDVIDGDTTRRGQPNLLGTFSAEASARGVSARSAATWGEASAILAGDLLIHAAQGQVARLSVAENKRLALLDLLEECVFVTAAGELADVSFSTSVQVPVLSDVVSMTQWKTAHYSFQAPLQAGAILADASEATVRGLSEFGRNIGIAFQLRDDILGAFGAEDETGKSSTSDLREGKMTLLMCSALQRSDTDELAGILSQAEITASDADRVRQILQSSGARDFIEGLITDYAHFAIAAIDSPAIPSSLRLQLEEVAHKACDRSA from the coding sequence ATGACGCCCCGAGTATCCCTCTTTCGTGCTTCCACGCGCGTCACAGAGGTGACAACGCGCCTCGCGGACTTCTTCGATGAGAAGCAACGCCTGGCGGCCACGCTCGGTGGCCAATATGCCGATCTGTGGGCTGCCGCGCGTCACGCGAGCGAGGGCGGCAAGAAGTTTCGCCCTGCCCTCGTGGTCAACACCTACGAGGCGCTGGGGGGTGACAACCAGGCCGCTGCCGTTGCTGTTGCCACGGCCTTCGAGCTGCTGCACACCGCCTTCCTGCTCCACGACGACGTCATCGACGGCGACACGACGCGGCGGGGACAACCGAATCTGCTCGGCACATTCTCCGCAGAGGCTTCTGCTCGAGGCGTGAGCGCGAGATCCGCGGCAACGTGGGGGGAGGCATCCGCCATCTTGGCCGGGGATCTGCTCATTCACGCGGCACAGGGACAGGTGGCACGGTTGAGTGTGGCGGAGAACAAACGCCTGGCGCTGTTGGACCTGCTCGAGGAGTGCGTGTTCGTCACCGCGGCCGGGGAACTCGCCGATGTCTCCTTCAGCACCAGTGTTCAGGTTCCCGTGCTCTCCGATGTGGTGTCGATGACCCAGTGGAAGACGGCGCACTATTCCTTCCAGGCTCCGCTGCAGGCCGGCGCGATCCTCGCCGACGCGAGCGAGGCGACGGTGCGTGGCTTGAGTGAATTTGGTCGCAATATTGGTATTGCGTTCCAGTTGCGTGACGACATTCTGGGGGCCTTTGGTGCTGAAGACGAGACGGGCAAGAGCTCGACAAGCGACCTGCGCGAAGGCAAAATGACGCTGCTGATGTGCTCCGCGTTGCAGCGAAGCGATACCGACGAACTGGCGGGCATCCTGTCGCAGGCAGAGATCACCGCGTCGGATGCTGACCGGGTGCGGCAGATCCTGCAGAGCAGTGGCGCACGCGACTTCATCGAGGGCCTGATCACCGACTATGCGCATTTCGCCATTGCAGCGATCGACTCTCCGGCCATCCCCTCCAGCTTGCGCCTGCAACTCGAGGAAGTGGCGCACAAGGCATGCGACCGATCCGCATGA
- a CDS encoding FMN-binding protein, with product MRRRAIALSLLSSSMVLAAGYQFGVQSHAIDAANLASASVASAAASGATPAPSDTTAGAASSAAGTGSAKPSSVSGTFTGASERTRFGNVQVQITVANSTITDVSALQLTNADGRSVAISNYAAPVLRQEALSAQSAHVQSVSGATYTSNGYLSSLQSALDQAGI from the coding sequence GTGAGACGCCGCGCGATTGCCCTCAGCCTCCTCTCCTCATCCATGGTGCTCGCCGCCGGCTATCAGTTCGGCGTACAGTCCCACGCTATCGACGCGGCCAACCTGGCGAGCGCGAGCGTGGCATCCGCTGCGGCCTCAGGTGCCACACCGGCACCGAGCGACACCACCGCGGGGGCCGCCTCGTCAGCTGCGGGAACCGGCAGCGCGAAGCCGTCGAGTGTCTCCGGAACATTCACCGGCGCCAGCGAGCGGACCCGATTCGGGAACGTGCAGGTACAGATCACGGTCGCAAATAGCACGATCACGGACGTTTCCGCACTGCAGCTGACCAATGCGGACGGGAGGTCTGTTGCGATCAGCAATTATGCCGCTCCCGTGCTCCGACAGGAGGCGCTCTCGGCGCAGTCCGCACACGTGCAGAGCGTGTCGGGTGCGACGTACACCAGCAACGGCTACCTCAGTTCCCTGCAATCGGCGCTGGACCAGGCCGGGATCTGA
- a CDS encoding MarR family winged helix-turn-helix transcriptional regulator, whose product MPVPHNRPSQPADLMLDPRVIDPHQELVDYSSMNEAEIAQVTRVLVGIRRWRESEEALSFKSRNHMRLNETDMKALRFLVVSQNQNVVATPGALAEHLSISSAATTKLLDRLTAGDHIERSPHPTDRRALMITITKRTHEQVRDSVGRTHALRFDAVARLTGAEREVVIRFLNDLCQPRDETDVSAGVTVPVTPSE is encoded by the coding sequence ATGCCCGTGCCGCACAACAGGCCTTCCCAGCCCGCGGATTTGATGCTTGACCCTCGCGTCATTGATCCGCATCAGGAACTCGTTGACTATTCGTCGATGAACGAGGCCGAAATCGCGCAGGTCACCCGGGTGCTCGTGGGCATCCGTCGGTGGCGCGAGTCGGAAGAGGCCTTGAGCTTCAAGTCGAGAAATCACATGCGACTCAACGAAACCGACATGAAGGCGCTCCGCTTCCTGGTCGTGTCACAGAACCAGAACGTTGTGGCCACCCCCGGCGCCCTCGCCGAGCACCTGAGCATCTCCAGTGCCGCGACGACCAAACTGTTGGACCGTTTGACGGCCGGCGACCACATCGAGCGCTCACCTCATCCCACGGATCGTCGCGCGTTGATGATCACGATCACCAAGCGAACGCATGAGCAGGTCAGGGATTCGGTGGGCCGAACTCACGCCCTTCGATTCGACGCGGTCGCCCGCCTCACGGGGGCGGAGCGCGAGGTCGTCATCCGCTTCTTGAACGATCTCTGTCAACCCCGGGACGAAACAGACGTAAGTGCCGGCGTGACTGTTCCGGTCACTCCTTCGGAGTAA
- a CDS encoding response regulator transcription factor, whose amino-acid sequence MPPTPRLLVVEDDAELLRMLETLFTGEGYHVRTARDGQRALHLALTEDWDALVLDRGLPLIDGLDVLGKLRAAGIEAPTLILSALGNPADRVDGLDRGAEDYLAKPFDVDELLARVRALLRRHRTAATTIRLPGGAAFDTESRLVRLASSEVVALSEREADLLRELSREPSQVFERETLLRRVFPDAEDIGVVDTYVHYLRRKLGRGCVTTIRGIGYRLGES is encoded by the coding sequence ATGCCGCCGACCCCCCGCCTCCTCGTCGTCGAAGACGACGCCGAGCTGCTGCGCATGCTCGAGACTCTCTTCACGGGGGAGGGGTATCACGTCAGGACGGCTCGCGACGGACAACGCGCGCTTCATCTCGCCCTGACGGAAGACTGGGACGCCTTGGTGCTCGACCGCGGACTTCCCCTGATCGACGGCCTCGATGTTCTCGGCAAGCTTCGCGCCGCCGGGATCGAGGCGCCCACCCTGATTCTTTCTGCGCTCGGCAACCCCGCAGATCGAGTGGATGGCCTCGACCGCGGCGCCGAGGATTACCTGGCCAAGCCATTCGATGTCGATGAGCTCCTCGCTCGCGTGCGCGCGCTTCTCCGCCGACACCGCACTGCGGCGACAACGATTCGGCTTCCGGGCGGCGCCGCTTTCGACACCGAATCCCGCCTCGTGCGCCTGGCCAGCAGCGAGGTGGTGGCCCTGTCCGAGCGTGAAGCGGACCTGTTGCGTGAATTGTCCCGCGAACCGTCTCAGGTCTTTGAACGCGAAACGCTGCTGCGTCGGGTGTTCCCTGACGCGGAAGACATCGGCGTCGTCGACACGTATGTGCATTATCTGCGCCGCAAACTCGGACGCGGCTGTGTCACCACGATTCGCGGAATCGGCTACCGGCTGGGGGAGTCATGA
- the idi gene encoding isopentenyl-diphosphate Delta-isomerase → MTEVEEVVLLNADGTPVGTAPKATVHGFDTPLHLAFSCHVLNDAGEVLVTRRALTKRAWPGVWSNSFCGHPQPAELSLAAVHRRADYELGLQLSRVELALPDFRYRATDSSGIVENEVCPVYVAWTPGPVQAHPDEVMDHAWVDAVGLGQSIRLAPWAFSPWLVLQAQVLPLLGGTSALREDVLR, encoded by the coding sequence ATGACCGAGGTAGAAGAGGTTGTCCTGCTGAACGCAGACGGCACACCCGTCGGCACCGCGCCGAAGGCAACCGTGCACGGGTTCGACACGCCTCTCCACCTGGCATTCTCCTGTCACGTTCTCAACGACGCCGGCGAGGTGCTCGTGACTCGGCGCGCGTTGACGAAGCGGGCGTGGCCGGGGGTATGGTCGAACTCGTTCTGTGGTCACCCCCAGCCGGCGGAACTGAGCCTTGCTGCGGTTCACCGTCGTGCCGACTACGAACTGGGCCTGCAGCTGTCACGCGTAGAACTCGCGCTGCCGGATTTCCGTTATCGGGCCACCGATTCCTCGGGGATCGTGGAGAACGAGGTCTGCCCGGTTTACGTCGCGTGGACGCCGGGGCCGGTGCAGGCGCATCCCGACGAGGTGATGGACCATGCGTGGGTTGATGCCGTCGGCCTGGGACAGTCGATCCGGCTGGCCCCGTGGGCGTTCAGCCCGTGGCTGGTACTCCAAGCCCAGGTGCTGCCGCTGCTGGGTGGAACCAGTGCATTACGTGAGGACGTGCTTCGATGA
- a CDS encoding sensor histidine kinase, protein MMVRRDLTADERLLRRTSLRLALQFSALIVAIVALVGLVAFAIVSASIQESMNRALTSAAQDLRGDEAAVGTYVITMRDGQIASGKTLPEGLPDRDALRDVTATRSVVDSTVESDGTSYSVRTRADKGLTVQVAIDRRETGEEIGRLLWSLVIAGIVGAVAAGGAGYLLSRHAMKPLIEALALQRRFVADASHELRTPLTLLSTRVQMLRRALAREDRDSALAAEVAAVEKDTKALTGIVEDLLVAADTRDVGMVDVDLGQLADDAVGSVVAAAQDRSLSVDVAHRGDPAVIQAVEAPLRRVYLALLANALDHAVSTVAITITGTPRLVTVEVTDDGPGFPVDTRPFERFSSRRPPMETSRHYGLGLALVADVVARFGGRVAVVTDRPGGIVRIELPRG, encoded by the coding sequence ATGATGGTTCGACGTGACCTCACCGCGGACGAACGCCTGCTGCGCCGCACATCGTTGCGGCTCGCGCTGCAGTTTTCGGCCCTCATCGTCGCCATTGTCGCCCTCGTCGGGTTGGTGGCCTTTGCCATCGTGTCGGCGAGCATCCAGGAGTCGATGAATCGTGCCCTGACCAGCGCCGCGCAGGATCTCCGCGGGGATGAAGCGGCCGTCGGTACCTATGTGATCACGATGCGCGACGGCCAGATTGCCTCCGGGAAGACGCTGCCGGAGGGACTCCCCGACCGTGATGCGCTTCGCGATGTCACCGCTACCCGCTCCGTCGTCGATTCCACAGTCGAATCCGACGGTACGTCGTACAGCGTGAGAACCCGGGCCGACAAGGGCCTGACGGTTCAGGTCGCCATCGACCGGCGAGAAACGGGCGAGGAAATCGGCCGCCTGCTGTGGTCACTCGTGATTGCCGGGATTGTGGGTGCGGTCGCCGCCGGTGGGGCCGGCTACCTGCTGTCACGGCACGCCATGAAACCGTTGATCGAAGCTCTCGCGCTGCAGCGCCGTTTCGTCGCCGATGCCAGTCACGAGCTGCGTACCCCGTTGACCCTGCTCAGCACCCGGGTGCAAATGCTTCGGCGCGCCCTCGCACGCGAAGATCGCGACTCCGCGCTCGCGGCCGAGGTGGCAGCGGTGGAGAAGGACACGAAGGCACTGACGGGAATCGTTGAGGATCTCCTCGTCGCCGCCGATACCCGCGATGTCGGCATGGTCGACGTTGACCTGGGCCAACTGGCCGATGATGCCGTCGGGAGCGTTGTCGCCGCCGCGCAGGACCGCTCATTGTCCGTCGACGTGGCCCATCGGGGAGATCCTGCGGTCATCCAGGCCGTCGAGGCGCCGCTGCGCCGCGTGTACCTCGCACTACTCGCGAACGCACTCGACCACGCCGTGAGCACCGTGGCAATCACGATAACGGGAACCCCTCGCCTGGTCACGGTTGAGGTGACCGATGACGGACCGGGGTTTCCGGTGGATACCCGGCCGTTTGAGCGATTCTCGTCACGTCGTCCGCCCATGGAGACCTCGCGGCACTATGGGCTCGGCCTGGCGCTGGTCGCCGACGTGGTTGCTCGGTTCGGCGGGCGTGTCGCGGTGGTCACAGACCGACCGGGCGGGATCGTGCGCATCGAACTGCCGCGGGGCTAG